The following are encoded together in the Pelagicoccus enzymogenes genome:
- a CDS encoding DUF6515 family protein, which translates to MNTKLTRHLCFAALLASFAFSPIALPEAKAETRISIGANIGFRLPKGAVNVSVGDHRYHYHEGRYYRKTPRGYVTVRAPRGAAIKRLPHGYTRVIIGGRTYFRHENVYYVRSSNRYIVVDEPKVVVVETEAESSEVVAVEKQNAPYTVWIDGERELVMKNGQFFRNSPQGLVWVALPVGAIAKELPSDFTSIWYQEIEYYEKDGVHFQKTPDGYRIILPPWETKY; encoded by the coding sequence ATGAATACCAAACTGACTCGACATCTTTGCTTTGCGGCCTTGCTGGCAAGCTTCGCCTTTTCTCCCATCGCCCTTCCCGAAGCGAAAGCGGAAACCAGAATATCAATCGGAGCCAACATCGGGTTTCGCCTCCCTAAAGGAGCGGTCAACGTCAGCGTCGGCGACCATCGCTACCACTACCACGAGGGTCGCTACTACCGCAAAACGCCACGCGGCTACGTCACAGTGCGAGCCCCCAGAGGAGCCGCCATCAAACGACTCCCCCACGGTTACACCCGCGTCATCATCGGGGGCCGCACTTACTTTCGCCACGAAAACGTCTACTACGTCAGAAGCTCCAACCGCTACATCGTAGTCGATGAACCCAAGGTCGTGGTGGTCGAGACCGAAGCAGAGAGTTCAGAGGTCGTTGCGGTCGAAAAGCAAAACGCCCCCTACACTGTCTGGATCGATGGCGAACGAGAGCTTGTCATGAAAAACGGACAGTTTTTTCGCAATAGTCCCCAAGGCCTCGTCTGGGTCGCGCTTCCAGTCGGGGCCATCGCCAAAGAGCTTCCTTCCGATTTTACATCCATTTGGTACCAAGAAATTGAATACTACGAAAAAGACGGCGTGCACTTCCAGAAGACGCCTGATGGCTACCGAATCATTCTTCCCCCTTGGGAGACCAAGTATTAG
- a CDS encoding sulfatase family protein encodes MNPLVILFCALFAIEASLSAAPPPNILVFLTDDLSARDLGCYGASDVRTPNMDQLAAEGLTFDQAFIISPACAPSRAALLTGLTPDHNGAKANHTYRRDDVPSLIPLFTALGYQTAAFGKIAHGKDVADHGFDHHERSIDPEKIAAWLDSTDSARPIALFVGTKDPHVPWPEVDGYDPEQVIIPPFHIDTPDTRLFRARYYTDVTRADTDLGNTLAIAEERWGENFVALFSSDHGAQWPFGKWNLYDEGIRVPLIVRWPGKIAPTSRTDAMVSWIDMLPTLLDIAGSPEDTRLDGISFTVVLSHPEKTHRDRIFTTHDNDGRANVYPIRSVRSERWKYIRNLHPEWIHSNHSDRYRLDTAGAYFWSWEEAAMHDKTAALIMNRYRQRPGEELYDLEKDPDELNNLAANPKYAQILNTLRCELDAWMNEQGDPQTVVPEPWLPGQAELLEPHSDWPPYYKK; translated from the coding sequence ATGAACCCCCTCGTCATCCTCTTCTGCGCTCTCTTCGCCATCGAAGCGTCACTCTCCGCCGCTCCGCCCCCAAACATCCTCGTTTTTCTCACCGACGACCTTAGCGCCCGTGACCTCGGTTGCTACGGAGCCAGCGACGTACGCACTCCAAACATGGACCAGCTCGCTGCGGAGGGACTCACTTTCGACCAAGCCTTCATCATCTCTCCCGCCTGCGCCCCCAGTCGGGCCGCTTTGCTCACTGGACTCACTCCCGACCACAACGGAGCCAAGGCGAACCATACCTACCGCAGGGATGACGTTCCCTCTCTCATTCCCCTCTTCACTGCTCTCGGCTACCAAACCGCTGCCTTCGGAAAGATCGCCCACGGCAAGGATGTCGCCGACCACGGCTTCGACCATCACGAGCGTTCTATCGATCCCGAAAAGATAGCGGCTTGGCTCGACTCTACTGACAGTGCTCGCCCCATCGCCCTTTTCGTCGGAACAAAGGACCCACACGTGCCCTGGCCGGAAGTCGACGGTTACGATCCAGAACAGGTCATCATCCCACCCTTCCATATCGACACTCCGGATACACGACTCTTCCGCGCTCGCTACTACACAGACGTCACTCGAGCTGACACCGATCTCGGCAACACCCTCGCAATCGCAGAAGAACGCTGGGGAGAGAACTTCGTTGCCCTATTCTCAAGCGACCACGGCGCCCAGTGGCCCTTCGGCAAGTGGAACCTTTACGACGAAGGCATTCGCGTCCCCCTCATTGTACGCTGGCCCGGAAAAATAGCTCCCACCTCCCGCACCGACGCCATGGTCAGCTGGATTGACATGCTTCCCACCTTGCTCGATATAGCCGGGTCTCCTGAGGATACGAGACTCGACGGCATTTCCTTCACCGTTGTCCTCTCCCACCCCGAGAAAACACACCGCGACCGCATCTTCACCACTCACGACAATGACGGTCGTGCCAACGTCTATCCCATACGCTCCGTTCGCAGCGAGCGTTGGAAATACATCCGCAACCTCCACCCCGAGTGGATACATTCCAATCATAGCGACCGCTACCGCCTCGACACCGCCGGTGCCTACTTCTGGTCCTGGGAAGAAGCCGCGATGCATGACAAAACAGCGGCTCTCATCATGAACCGCTACCGCCAGCGCCCTGGCGAAGAACTCTACGACCTCGAGAAAGACCCCGACGAGCTCAACAACCTCGCCGCAAATCCAAAGTATGCCCAGATACTGAATACGCTCCGCTGCGAGCTCGACGCCTGGATGAACGAACAAGGCGACCCCCAAACCGTCGTCCCCGAACCTTGGCTTCCCGGCCAAGCAGAACTCCTCGAACCCCATTCCGACTGGCCGCCCTATTACAAGAAGTAG
- a CDS encoding sulfatase-like hydrolase/transferase translates to MRHLSLFTLLSILATAQLFATAGEELNLMLILADDMTYSDASVYGGQAATPHMERLAAQGMRFDNCFQAAPMCSPTRHTLYTGLYPVRSGAWPNHTFLYPEIETFANFLQDTGYRAGFSGKTHIQPLTSFPFEFLSVKAKNKNPDFGQVDRFLGDCADGKTPFGLILCSNEPHTPWTRGDASAYPPHEIELPPTLVDTPSTRSDFSKYLAEITYFDSQVGQALELLEKHGLADNTLVIVLTEQGSAFPFAKWTCYDAGLGSGLIVRWPGQIRPGSVSKALVEYTDIIPTFFEAAGLPVPPNLDGSSFASVLSGKKQSHKQHVYGLQTSVGIHNGPGHYGIRSVRDERYRYILNLSPERVFSNWATKSDWWKEWTAAADAGNPFAKRAVERYTKRPAAELYDCLNDPWNLNNLADVSTYADKKAELAAKLDDWMKEQGDQGVATELAAEDRLWKNAYQWKPLLDKELSKWELWMGVPHPSVSGLPDGTPTAPRPQDGVPLGLGNDPKNVFSVIEENGTPVLKITGEIYGGLTTLEAYQNYHFSAEVKWGEKKWEPRLDRRRDSGFLYHCVGPHGAFWNVWMRCVEFQIQENDFGDLFMLAGTGGSVRVRETNYTDPQPGQAKYVWDPSQPLRQIGRVERSENHEAEHGKWNLIEVYTIGDKAIHLVNNEVVLAIENIRQRDVEGPLNKGKLQIQSEGAEVYYRDIKIRPITAFPQHLKKAANM, encoded by the coding sequence ATGCGTCATCTATCCCTTTTCACGCTGCTCTCCATTCTCGCCACAGCGCAACTTTTCGCAACCGCCGGCGAAGAGCTCAACCTGATGCTCATCCTGGCGGATGACATGACCTACTCCGACGCCTCCGTCTACGGTGGACAAGCAGCGACCCCCCACATGGAGCGGCTAGCGGCCCAAGGAATGCGCTTCGACAATTGTTTTCAGGCCGCTCCCATGTGCTCGCCCACCCGCCACACCCTCTACACTGGTCTCTACCCGGTTCGTTCGGGAGCCTGGCCCAACCACACCTTTTTGTATCCAGAAATTGAGACCTTTGCCAACTTCCTGCAGGACACCGGCTACCGAGCGGGATTCTCGGGGAAGACCCATATCCAGCCGCTCACCTCCTTCCCCTTCGAATTCCTATCCGTTAAAGCCAAAAACAAGAACCCGGACTTCGGGCAAGTTGACCGCTTCCTCGGAGATTGCGCCGACGGCAAGACCCCCTTCGGCCTTATTCTCTGCTCCAACGAACCCCACACCCCTTGGACCCGCGGCGACGCATCCGCCTACCCGCCCCATGAGATCGAGTTGCCTCCCACGCTAGTCGACACTCCCAGCACCCGATCAGACTTCTCGAAGTATCTTGCCGAGATCACTTACTTCGACAGCCAAGTAGGCCAAGCGCTCGAGCTCTTGGAGAAACACGGGCTCGCCGACAATACCTTGGTGATTGTGCTCACGGAACAGGGCAGCGCCTTTCCTTTCGCGAAATGGACCTGCTACGACGCTGGCCTCGGTTCCGGCCTTATCGTTCGTTGGCCAGGACAAATCAGACCTGGATCCGTCAGCAAGGCCCTCGTCGAGTACACCGACATCATCCCCACTTTTTTCGAAGCCGCTGGCCTTCCTGTTCCACCGAACCTTGACGGCAGTTCCTTCGCCTCAGTCCTAAGCGGGAAAAAACAAAGCCACAAGCAACACGTCTACGGCTTGCAAACGTCAGTGGGCATCCACAATGGCCCCGGGCACTACGGCATCCGTAGCGTGCGCGACGAACGCTACCGCTATATTCTAAATCTTTCGCCCGAACGCGTATTCAGCAATTGGGCAACGAAGAGCGATTGGTGGAAAGAGTGGACCGCGGCCGCCGATGCTGGCAATCCCTTCGCAAAACGCGCTGTCGAACGCTACACCAAACGCCCTGCAGCGGAGCTCTACGATTGCCTCAACGACCCTTGGAACCTGAACAACCTCGCAGACGTATCCACCTACGCTGACAAGAAGGCTGAACTCGCAGCCAAGCTCGATGACTGGATGAAGGAGCAAGGCGACCAAGGCGTCGCCACCGAGCTCGCCGCTGAAGACCGTCTCTGGAAAAACGCCTACCAATGGAAGCCGCTCCTCGATAAGGAGCTCTCAAAGTGGGAACTTTGGATGGGCGTGCCTCATCCATCCGTATCCGGATTGCCAGACGGCACTCCCACTGCTCCACGTCCTCAGGACGGAGTCCCGCTCGGACTGGGCAACGATCCCAAAAACGTATTCTCCGTCATCGAGGAAAACGGCACGCCCGTACTCAAGATTACCGGCGAAATCTACGGCGGCCTCACCACGCTCGAAGCATATCAAAACTACCACTTTTCCGCCGAGGTTAAGTGGGGAGAAAAGAAGTGGGAGCCACGCCTCGACCGACGCCGCGACAGCGGTTTTCTCTACCATTGCGTCGGACCCCACGGAGCCTTCTGGAACGTTTGGATGCGCTGCGTCGAATTTCAAATCCAGGAGAACGACTTCGGCGACCTCTTCATGCTGGCGGGCACTGGCGGATCCGTGCGCGTCAGAGAAACCAACTACACCGATCCGCAGCCCGGCCAAGCCAAGTACGTCTGGGATCCCAGCCAGCCGCTTCGCCAAATCGGTCGCGTCGAGCGAAGCGAAAACCACGAGGCCGAGCATGGAAAATGGAACCTCATCGAAGTCTACACCATCGGCGACAAGGCCATCCATCTCGTAAACAACGAAGTCGTGCTCGCTATCGAAAATATCCGTCAGCGTGACGTCGAAGGACCACTGAACAAAGGCAAGTTACAGATCCAATCCGAAGGGGCCGAGGTCTACTACCGCGACATCAAGATCCGCCCCATCACCGCCTTCCCCCAACACCTCAAAAAAGCCGCCAACATGTAG
- a CDS encoding sulfatase-like hydrolase/transferase: protein MKSLRHLAVALASIVSLAASVSAEDTRPNIIWLMGEDMGPELSCYGHPAIHTPHIDALAEQGTRFTQAFGTASSCTPNRNAMMTGLYQTRVDLQDQRRTGITLPHPMRPITHILQEAGYYTAIGCGYSQKTDLNFSVDNLFDGRDWSGRAEGQPFFAQITLYESHRLTDGWKKITETATRPVDRDAVEFPPYFPDHPVVREDWARYLESIQYIDNSVGEIMQRLEDEGIADNTIVIFIGDNGQCHLRGKCWLYDAGLRVPFIAQDPTGNFASGAVNDDLVSTIDISATILELAGIAVPDYFDGRSLIADDYTPRQTIFSARDLVDEVMDRIRSVRTDRYKYIRNYTPENGYLDCRYVQQNRPMYPVIQELHKQGKLNAAQSVFLAETKPLEELYDLQNDPYELNNLADSAAHASIKESLSKQLNTWLEDTGDKGLEQMRRIEKLSRGGAADPASYLSEFQKEFEKRWPKNRRITIAAHGHSVPTGYTTGGVVKPHDAYPHLLEAALAERYPHAVINVIPTGIGGENAINGSFRFEKDVLSLKPDIVTIDYSLNDRHLGLRNAREGWERMIEAALQQGVKVLLLTPTGDWKADMTSPDDPLTQHAAQVRELAEEHGVGLVDSYQSFLDHLEEHGTIKPIMAQSNHPNRQGHQLVLDELKNWFPGL from the coding sequence ATGAAATCACTCCGTCACCTCGCTGTCGCGCTCGCTTCAATCGTTTCCCTAGCCGCCTCGGTATCCGCCGAGGACACGCGCCCGAACATCATCTGGCTCATGGGAGAAGACATGGGACCGGAACTGTCCTGCTACGGGCACCCCGCGATCCACACGCCGCACATCGACGCCCTCGCCGAGCAAGGAACGCGCTTCACCCAAGCCTTCGGCACCGCCTCCAGCTGCACTCCGAACCGCAACGCCATGATGACCGGGCTTTACCAAACACGAGTCGACCTGCAGGACCAACGGCGGACCGGCATCACCCTGCCTCACCCCATGCGCCCCATCACCCACATCTTGCAAGAAGCAGGCTACTACACCGCCATCGGCTGCGGCTACAGCCAGAAGACCGACCTCAACTTCTCCGTCGACAATCTCTTCGACGGCCGCGACTGGTCCGGCCGCGCCGAGGGGCAACCCTTTTTCGCCCAAATCACCCTCTACGAATCGCACCGCCTCACCGACGGTTGGAAAAAGATAACGGAAACCGCCACCCGTCCCGTCGATCGCGACGCCGTGGAGTTCCCTCCCTACTTTCCCGATCACCCCGTGGTGCGCGAGGACTGGGCCCGCTACCTCGAATCCATCCAGTACATCGACAATAGCGTGGGCGAAATCATGCAACGCCTCGAAGACGAAGGCATTGCCGACAACACCATCGTCATCTTCATCGGCGACAACGGTCAATGCCACCTGCGCGGCAAGTGTTGGCTTTACGACGCCGGCCTGCGCGTGCCCTTCATCGCCCAAGACCCGACCGGAAACTTCGCTTCCGGAGCGGTGAACGACGACCTCGTAAGCACCATAGACATCAGCGCGACGATTCTGGAACTAGCCGGCATCGCAGTCCCCGACTACTTCGACGGCCGCTCCCTCATCGCCGACGACTACACGCCACGCCAAACCATCTTTTCCGCTCGCGACCTCGTCGACGAAGTGATGGACCGTATCCGCTCTGTCAGGACCGATCGCTACAAATACATCCGCAACTACACTCCCGAAAACGGATACCTCGACTGCCGCTACGTGCAACAGAACCGCCCAATGTATCCAGTTATTCAGGAACTGCACAAACAGGGTAAGCTGAACGCAGCCCAGAGCGTATTCCTCGCCGAAACCAAACCCTTGGAAGAACTCTACGACCTCCAGAACGACCCTTACGAACTCAACAACCTCGCCGACTCCGCAGCCCACGCGTCCATCAAAGAATCGCTCAGCAAGCAACTCAACACCTGGCTCGAAGACACCGGCGACAAGGGCCTCGAGCAAATGCGTCGCATCGAAAAGCTCTCCCGCGGAGGCGCCGCCGATCCCGCTTCCTACCTGTCGGAGTTCCAGAAGGAATTCGAAAAGCGTTGGCCCAAGAACCGCCGCATCACCATCGCCGCCCACGGCCACAGCGTGCCGACCGGATACACGACTGGCGGCGTGGTGAAGCCGCACGACGCCTATCCCCACCTCCTCGAGGCTGCCTTGGCGGAACGCTATCCGCACGCCGTCATCAACGTCATCCCCACCGGTATCGGCGGCGAGAACGCCATCAACGGCTCCTTTCGCTTCGAGAAAGACGTGCTCTCCCTCAAGCCAGACATCGTTACCATCGACTACTCGCTCAACGACCGCCACCTCGGACTTCGCAACGCCCGCGAAGGCTGGGAGCGCATGATCGAAGCCGCCCTCCAGCAAGGCGTCAAAGTCCTCCTTCTCACGCCCACCGGCGACTGGAAAGCCGACATGACTTCCCCCGACGATCCGCTCACCCAGCACGCCGCCCAAGTCCGCGAACTGGCCGAGGAACACGGCGTCGGCCTCGTCGACAGCTACCAGAGCTTCCTCGACCACCTCGAGGAACACGGCACCATCAAGCCCATCATGGCCCAGTCCAACCACCCGAATCGCCAAGGCCATCAACTCGTCCTAGACGAACTCAAAAATTGGTTCCCCGGCCTCTGA
- a CDS encoding nucleoside hydrolase-like domain-containing protein, translated as MKHFILLLFTLLPLSANAEKPNLWVLTDMSDPNDRRAGGHPQNDPDDIVSLASLLLQANRFHIERIVYASNQREGLKDPTAFVNEVFVAAYQHDLPYLKQKYSGYPDSISYALSSINQNGSSTPFDRDKDYRDLSELSTVQDLVSYASEHPVYVLIWGPATEAAMAVQHCLTTGNDAALRNMTFVAHWTKSLIAQGTPEKPFHVANCRDDEAACHYLHEIALEHPDVKYIELGSSGQTGIVNGSANYPEMDEFANSRLGQIFRYAKFYHGKPDQSDGATFWLITEAFGPTLSDVAHDGSLEMENEKRIRDLFLEKTYDLLDDSLAKSNTAAQAGNPFPNSFIAQNFTYIYQYLNGRYYIYSPLPANYEVRAPSRKLVLSGKVDGNLQLDFSQLPLGPYQVTVKSTDFTKVAELTKTK; from the coding sequence ATGAAACACTTCATTCTTCTCCTATTCACCCTCCTCCCACTATCAGCAAACGCCGAAAAGCCGAACCTCTGGGTCCTCACCGACATGTCGGATCCGAACGACCGTCGAGCCGGAGGGCACCCTCAAAACGATCCAGACGACATTGTATCCTTGGCTTCACTACTGCTGCAGGCCAACCGCTTCCACATCGAACGCATCGTCTACGCCTCGAACCAACGCGAAGGGCTAAAAGACCCCACCGCATTCGTGAACGAGGTATTCGTGGCCGCTTACCAGCACGACCTCCCCTATCTTAAACAAAAGTACTCCGGATATCCGGACAGCATTTCATACGCCCTTTCCAGCATCAACCAAAACGGTAGTTCCACTCCCTTCGACCGCGACAAAGACTACAGGGATCTCAGCGAGCTCTCTACGGTACAAGACCTCGTCTCCTACGCCAGCGAGCATCCTGTCTACGTCCTGATTTGGGGCCCGGCTACCGAGGCAGCCATGGCCGTTCAGCACTGCCTCACCACTGGCAATGACGCCGCCCTCCGCAACATGACCTTCGTAGCTCATTGGACTAAGTCTCTCATTGCCCAAGGAACACCAGAAAAGCCCTTTCACGTGGCCAACTGCCGCGACGACGAGGCGGCTTGCCACTACTTGCACGAGATCGCGCTGGAGCATCCAGACGTCAAATACATCGAGCTCGGATCCAGCGGACAAACCGGCATAGTCAACGGTTCGGCAAACTACCCGGAGATGGACGAATTCGCGAACAGCCGCCTCGGCCAGATTTTCCGCTACGCAAAATTCTACCATGGCAAGCCCGACCAATCAGACGGAGCCACCTTTTGGCTGATCACCGAAGCCTTCGGCCCCACCCTTTCCGACGTGGCTCACGACGGTAGTCTAGAGATGGAAAACGAAAAACGCATTCGTGATCTCTTCTTGGAGAAGACCTACGACCTGCTCGACGACTCCCTCGCCAAATCGAACACAGCCGCTCAAGCGGGCAATCCTTTTCCCAACTCCTTCATCGCCCAAAACTTCACCTACATCTACCAGTATCTAAACGGTCGATACTACATATACTCTCCGCTTCCCGCGAACTACGAAGTTCGCGCTCCCTCCAGAAAGCTCGTGCTGAGCGGCAAGGTCGATGGCAACCTGCAACTCGACTTCTCGCAGCTTCCGCTCGGCCCTTATCAAGTCACCGTCAAGTCCACCGACTTCACCAAGGTCGCAGAGCTAACAAAGACCAAGTAA
- a CDS encoding lactonase family protein, producing MPPFCKLMPLLAMVTLCSAESHYAYLASAGHGEHAGLFLTEFNVETGQLEIAEKVAPAPHPFFLQLTATGSHLLAAYNLERGTAEPGYVVSYDIDPRTKKLQKRSQAETHGKLPLHLDLRPQGNALVVANYQTPTVSSVQVHSDGSLTASNRPQILAGSSIHPQRQAHSFPHSISFHPSGTLAYACDRGSDRIYSYRYTEEGLVPTDPPYLSVRPGSGPRHMAFHPDEKRAYVVNEIGGSVTTFSIDATTGSISEGPSYPLVPGTFHGENYSAEIALHPNSNYLYATNRGHDSISVFRVGNAAALEPIQNIPCGGQHPRYFAIDPTGKWLLCSNRHTDSVSIFSIDQVSGLLTATDKQLSIPAPLHLVFIR from the coding sequence ATGCCCCCTTTTTGCAAACTCATGCCCCTGCTTGCCATGGTGACTCTCTGTTCTGCTGAAAGCCACTACGCCTACCTCGCTTCAGCCGGACATGGGGAGCATGCCGGCTTATTTCTGACTGAATTCAACGTCGAGACGGGCCAGTTGGAGATTGCCGAGAAGGTTGCGCCTGCCCCTCACCCCTTTTTCCTTCAACTCACCGCTACTGGCTCTCACCTTCTTGCGGCCTACAATTTGGAGCGCGGAACGGCGGAACCCGGGTATGTCGTTTCTTACGACATCGATCCTCGGACCAAGAAGCTGCAAAAACGGTCTCAGGCGGAAACTCACGGTAAACTTCCACTGCATCTCGACCTGCGCCCCCAAGGCAACGCGCTCGTGGTCGCAAACTACCAAACGCCAACCGTATCCAGCGTACAGGTACATTCCGACGGTTCTCTGACTGCAAGCAATCGCCCCCAAATTCTTGCCGGATCAAGTATCCACCCTCAACGCCAAGCCCATTCCTTCCCACACTCCATAAGCTTCCACCCGAGCGGAACCCTCGCCTATGCCTGCGATCGCGGATCCGATCGCATTTATTCTTATCGCTACACCGAAGAAGGCTTGGTCCCGACCGACCCGCCCTACCTATCCGTGCGACCCGGCTCCGGACCGCGCCACATGGCATTCCATCCAGATGAGAAGCGGGCCTACGTGGTCAATGAAATCGGAGGCAGCGTTACCACATTTTCCATCGATGCGACAACGGGATCGATCAGCGAGGGTCCGAGCTACCCTTTGGTTCCCGGAACCTTCCACGGGGAGAACTACTCTGCAGAAATCGCTCTGCATCCAAACTCCAACTACCTGTATGCCACCAACCGCGGCCATGACAGCATTAGCGTCTTTCGAGTCGGAAACGCTGCAGCGCTTGAGCCGATTCAAAACATTCCCTGCGGAGGCCAACACCCTCGCTACTTCGCCATCGATCCCACCGGCAAGTGGCTGCTCTGCAGCAACCGCCATACCGATTCCGTATCCATATTTTCGATAGATCAAGTTTCGGGACTCCTCACCGCCACAGACAAGCAACTGAGTATTCCCGCGCCCCTACACCTCGTTTTCATAAGGTAG
- a CDS encoding family 43 glycosylhydrolase: MKKLAIAAVLAAALTLSAQDSASERSLLSKTELRQALKAHDRAVHIHDHWIRDPFIYLNDDGYYYLTGTTLKSEDDGVIGIPAWRSENLITWEKLPRLWKMTDSSWLPEKHGGRHNVPETLVWAPEFYKIGNRWVITHTTNAGVANLLVNDSPELKGPWTEPMAADFGKHHDPAFYIEDGKPWLVWGVLDLREMKPDFSGWAGPQISLAPSDRKMGHEGSYIIKIGQKYVWFGTAWSTDTMRHGTYNLYYATSDSLTGPYGERRFAGRFLGHGTPFQDKQGRWWCTEFYNANKPTVPADKAASMDLSDTAYTINPIGTTIVPLEIEERDGDVFVRAKDPHYANPGPEEVQQF, translated from the coding sequence ATGAAAAAATTAGCCATTGCCGCCGTACTCGCCGCCGCCTTGACGCTCTCTGCCCAAGACAGCGCCTCGGAACGATCCCTTCTATCGAAGACTGAACTCCGCCAAGCCCTCAAGGCTCACGACCGAGCCGTGCACATCCACGACCATTGGATACGCGACCCCTTCATCTACCTCAACGACGACGGCTACTACTATCTGACCGGAACCACTCTCAAGTCAGAGGACGACGGAGTCATCGGCATCCCAGCTTGGCGTAGCGAGAATCTCATTACATGGGAAAAGCTTCCTCGCCTCTGGAAAATGACCGATTCCAGTTGGCTTCCCGAAAAACACGGAGGTCGCCACAACGTCCCCGAAACCCTCGTCTGGGCCCCCGAGTTCTACAAGATCGGAAACCGCTGGGTCATCACTCACACCACCAATGCCGGCGTCGCCAATCTCCTCGTCAACGACAGCCCCGAACTCAAAGGACCTTGGACCGAACCCATGGCAGCCGATTTCGGTAAGCACCACGACCCCGCCTTCTATATCGAGGACGGCAAACCATGGCTTGTATGGGGCGTACTCGATCTGCGCGAAATGAAGCCCGACTTTTCTGGCTGGGCCGGGCCGCAAATTTCGCTTGCACCCTCCGATCGCAAGATGGGCCACGAAGGTTCCTACATTATCAAGATCGGCCAGAAGTACGTCTGGTTCGGCACCGCCTGGTCCACCGACACCATGCGTCACGGCACCTATAACCTGTATTACGCCACCTCCGATTCACTCACCGGCCCCTACGGCGAGCGCCGCTTCGCCGGACGTTTCCTCGGCCACGGCACTCCTTTCCAGGACAAACAAGGCCGCTGGTGGTGCACTGAATTTTATAACGCCAACAAACCCACCGTGCCCGCCGACAAAGCAGCCAGTATGGATCTTTCGGATACGGCCTACACCATTAACCCTATCGGCACCACCATCGTGCCTCTCGAAATCGAAGAACGCGACGGCGACGTCTTCGTACGAGCTAAAGACCCGCACTACGCAAATCCCGGTCCCGAAGAAGTCCAACAATTTTAA
- a CDS encoding family 43 glycosylhydrolase: MSEQEASFLSHDRAIHVLDVWMRDPYITKGPDNAFYLTGTTANRDDPRWPADRYNSGLDDPSITGSPVPSIVGSTVRLWRSENLLDWEEQETPFTLRDGYWAKAQPEAFETVPEVEWHLWAPEVHFLNGKWIIVHTTPTPVKQGANLAVAPGDKLHGPFSHPMGEKMKGRHDPSLFQDNDGTVYLLWGNTWIASLTRDMSDFASEPVRIDPADRIIGHEGATLRKIGNKYVHFGTAWSTDQMRKGSYNLYYCTSDHPMGPYGPRQFAGRFLGHGTPFQDNQGRWWCTAFYNANIPPVSDENIQTRDLGENAQTINDQGVNLVPLEVKILENGEPYIRAKDPRYANPGPDEAQQFAP; this comes from the coding sequence ATGTCTGAACAAGAGGCATCATTCTTAAGCCACGACCGAGCCATCCACGTATTGGATGTTTGGATGCGCGATCCCTACATTACCAAAGGTCCCGACAATGCCTTCTATCTAACCGGCACGACCGCCAATCGAGACGATCCTCGTTGGCCCGCCGACCGCTACAATTCCGGCCTCGACGACCCCAGCATCACCGGTAGCCCCGTGCCTTCTATCGTAGGTTCAACGGTTCGGCTCTGGAGGAGCGAGAACCTCTTGGACTGGGAAGAGCAAGAAACGCCCTTCACCTTACGCGACGGTTATTGGGCCAAAGCCCAACCCGAAGCCTTCGAAACTGTTCCAGAGGTCGAGTGGCACCTCTGGGCACCCGAGGTCCATTTTCTAAATGGCAAGTGGATCATCGTCCACACGACGCCCACGCCAGTGAAACAAGGAGCCAATCTCGCAGTTGCACCCGGAGACAAACTGCACGGTCCTTTCAGCCATCCGATGGGCGAGAAAATGAAAGGCCGTCACGACCCTTCGCTTTTCCAGGACAACGACGGCACCGTCTACCTTCTCTGGGGCAATACCTGGATCGCCTCTCTCACTAGAGACATGAGCGACTTCGCCAGCGAGCCGGTCCGCATCGACCCTGCGGATCGCATCATCGGGCACGAGGGAGCCACCCTGCGCAAGATCGGCAACAAGTACGTGCACTTCGGCACCGCCTGGTCCACCGACCAGATGCGCAAGGGCAGCTACAACCTGTACTATTGCACGTCCGACCATCCGATGGGTCCCTACGGCCCCCGCCAGTTTGCGGGTCGCTTCCTCGGGCACGGCACCCCCTTTCAGGACAATCAAGGCCGCTGGTGGTGCACCGCGTTCTACAACGCCAATATTCCACCCGTATCCGACGAAAACATACAAACCCGCGACCTTGGCGAAAACGCCCAAACCATCAACGATCAAGGCGTCAACCTCGTCCCTCTCGAAGTCAAGATACTCGAAAATGGCGAGCCCTACATCCGCGCCAAAGACCCCCGCTACGCCAACCCCGGCCCCGACGAGGCCCAACAATTCGCTCCGTAG